In the Alteromonas sp. M12 genome, one interval contains:
- a CDS encoding outer membrane lipoprotein-sorting protein produces MKYLQKLVVISLLSLLLMPIHEGNASTKMSAIELAEKVANRSSNKSRVGFMHFTMRNNAGSERKRSALVVHSQVPERTKIGIYFTEPAGLRDTSFLSHDNSASQDQNWLYLPATDRVRKLPSSSRGDYFMGTDLSYGDIKDNFKFALEDWDFSLGESTVENGKTYYQLKGVPKNELIKAEIGYASFRAKIDSQTWFPIKIEYTDSDNAPLKEVNVVALDIIDETWTATHFTIDNSQLQHQTEIIISDMRAVTQVPTYLLTADELAYGAPLMLLEDKS; encoded by the coding sequence ATGAAATACTTACAAAAATTGGTAGTCATATCACTTTTATCTTTGCTGTTAATGCCCATCCATGAGGGGAACGCCAGCACTAAAATGAGTGCAATTGAGCTTGCTGAAAAAGTGGCTAATCGCTCGTCAAATAAAAGCAGAGTAGGGTTTATGCATTTTACTATGCGTAACAATGCAGGTTCTGAGCGTAAACGCTCAGCCTTGGTAGTCCACTCTCAAGTGCCAGAAAGAACCAAAATAGGTATTTATTTTACCGAACCTGCAGGGCTGCGTGACACTAGCTTTTTAAGTCATGACAACAGCGCGAGTCAGGACCAAAACTGGCTCTACTTACCTGCCACTGATCGAGTACGAAAACTTCCCTCTTCGAGCCGCGGAGACTACTTCATGGGCACCGATTTGAGTTATGGCGACATTAAAGACAACTTTAAGTTTGCACTGGAAGATTGGGACTTCAGTTTAGGAGAGTCGACAGTGGAAAACGGTAAGACCTATTACCAACTCAAAGGAGTACCCAAAAACGAGCTGATAAAAGCTGAAATTGGCTACGCTAGTTTTAGAGCAAAGATTGATTCTCAAACCTGGTTTCCCATCAAGATAGAATATACGGATAGCGACAATGCGCCCCTAAAAGAGGTAAATGTTGTTGCCCTCGATATTATCGATGAAACCTGGACTGCAACACATTTTACGATTGACAATTCCCAACTCCAACATCAAACCGAAATTATCATAAGCGATATGCGGGCGGTTACTCAGGTGCCTACCTACTTGCTCACTGCCGATGAGTTAGCCTATGGAGCACCACTTATGCTACTCGAAGATAAAAGTTGA
- a CDS encoding MMPL family transporter codes for MTSNNNTSSYTTRYFAWVIEKPKRVILISLIFILTMGFGISKVHKESSVDAFVPQDHPAAYARDRAAEIFGLEDPIVVGLVAAKNRSAFTPENIETLRRIESRARALSNVKKHNFISILNESAIRGEQGDLLVEAIVPSGPLTMDAAKQAFVRLNSMSMMKGLLASKNGDTLTLIIPVYDANHATETYRQVLAIANSESTSSITIHVTGVASMNGRLAQMVTSDTRLFIPVAVTVAMLIVWLALRNLRGLIGPFYVIAGSAATTIGFMGWMGAQYYLITTALPVIIMAIAIADSLHISTLFLHKCRTNWHKTRQQNLLDALNHTYLPITLTTVTTVAGFCGLALGSTMQPIAEFGRMAALGAIMAWLLSISALPAIMALSKLQAKENQVKSQFTFVDACLKNVTQQATQKPATTASVLAVLTLVMGYFALQANFDYQRQNYFQENEQVRIADITLNERLSGLNFLDVVVSGSASNDLITPDAMKAIARLQAQLNAQAFVAKTTSVADYMTLMHNVLTDEPIGSFPSKQNAPAQYMFLYESSGDPGDFDEEIDLNYQHALIRAQLSTDRFSNVKNTVQNFENIAKRWSLETGLEASVSGRVAVNVGWMSLLAESHFVGLGLAILFVFMSALIMFRSFFKALLSLVPVITGVLFTYAAMGALNIDIAPATSMTAAISTGLGVDFAIHLIYSVNQARQQNTSIEDAFSGNYLIVARACLFSALALAVALGVVCLSSAPPLQWFGALVAMAALGSLMGAIFVIPALYALFTKHALLPKFKGAY; via the coding sequence ATGACTTCCAACAATAATACATCCTCATATACAACTCGCTACTTCGCTTGGGTCATCGAAAAGCCCAAACGGGTAATCTTAATCTCACTTATATTTATCCTCACGATGGGCTTTGGAATTAGCAAAGTGCATAAAGAATCTTCGGTAGATGCATTCGTACCACAGGATCATCCAGCTGCCTACGCGAGAGACCGAGCTGCCGAAATATTCGGATTAGAAGATCCTATTGTAGTGGGTTTAGTTGCTGCCAAAAATAGGTCTGCGTTTACGCCTGAAAATATCGAAACACTACGCCGAATTGAGAGCAGAGCCCGAGCACTAAGTAATGTTAAAAAACATAATTTTATTAGTATCTTAAATGAAAGCGCGATACGTGGTGAACAGGGTGACCTGCTTGTTGAAGCTATTGTCCCGTCAGGCCCTTTAACCATGGATGCAGCAAAGCAAGCCTTTGTGCGCCTCAATAGTATGAGCATGATGAAAGGACTATTGGCGTCGAAAAATGGCGATACATTAACTCTAATTATCCCAGTGTATGATGCTAATCATGCCACTGAAACCTATCGTCAAGTATTGGCAATTGCGAATAGTGAATCGACCTCATCAATCACTATACATGTTACCGGCGTAGCCTCAATGAACGGACGCTTGGCGCAAATGGTCACAAGCGATACACGGTTGTTTATACCTGTCGCAGTGACAGTCGCCATGCTCATAGTTTGGTTGGCACTGCGCAATCTACGTGGGTTAATTGGCCCGTTTTACGTGATCGCTGGCTCTGCCGCTACAACAATTGGCTTTATGGGTTGGATGGGGGCGCAGTATTATTTAATCACAACCGCTTTGCCGGTAATTATCATGGCCATCGCCATTGCTGATAGTCTGCATATATCAACCCTGTTTTTGCATAAGTGTCGTACAAATTGGCACAAAACCCGTCAGCAAAATTTGCTTGATGCCCTCAATCATACTTATTTACCAATTACACTCACGACTGTCACTACTGTGGCTGGTTTCTGCGGCTTAGCGCTAGGTTCAACTATGCAGCCCATCGCTGAATTTGGCCGGATGGCTGCTCTTGGTGCAATCATGGCGTGGCTGCTAAGTATCAGCGCGTTACCTGCAATTATGGCTTTAAGCAAGCTACAGGCAAAAGAAAACCAAGTAAAAAGCCAATTTACCTTTGTTGATGCCTGTTTGAAAAATGTCACTCAACAAGCGACTCAAAAACCTGCAACCACAGCGAGTGTATTGGCAGTATTGACGTTGGTTATGGGATATTTTGCATTGCAGGCAAATTTTGATTACCAACGTCAAAATTATTTTCAAGAAAATGAGCAAGTGCGTATCGCTGATATCACCTTAAATGAGCGTTTATCGGGCTTGAATTTTTTAGATGTAGTGGTCTCTGGTAGCGCCTCAAACGATTTGATAACACCTGATGCGATGAAAGCGATCGCGCGCTTGCAAGCACAGTTGAATGCGCAGGCATTTGTAGCAAAAACAACCTCGGTTGCTGACTACATGACACTCATGCATAACGTTCTCACCGATGAGCCGATTGGTAGTTTTCCGAGTAAGCAAAATGCCCCTGCACAATATATGTTTTTATATGAATCATCGGGCGACCCCGGCGATTTTGATGAGGAGATAGATTTAAACTATCAACACGCTCTCATCCGCGCGCAGCTGAGCACAGATCGTTTTAGTAATGTAAAAAATACCGTGCAAAACTTCGAAAACATTGCCAAACGATGGTCTTTAGAAACAGGTTTAGAAGCAAGTGTTAGCGGCAGAGTGGCAGTCAACGTTGGCTGGATGTCGCTGTTAGCAGAGTCACATTTTGTCGGGCTTGGACTGGCGATTTTATTTGTTTTTATGTCTGCTTTGATAATGTTTCGCTCATTTTTCAAAGCACTGCTGAGTTTAGTGCCGGTTATCACTGGCGTCTTGTTTACGTACGCGGCTATGGGCGCACTTAACATCGATATTGCACCAGCTACATCTATGACAGCCGCCATTTCTACCGGCCTAGGTGTCGACTTCGCCATTCACTTAATTTACAGCGTCAATCAAGCCAGACAACAAAACACATCTATAGAGGATGCATTCTCAGGGAATTATTTAATCGTCGCCAGAGCCTGTTTATTTTCTGCTCTCGCCCTTGCCGTTGCACTTGGCGTTGTTTGTTTAAGCTCTGCGCCACCTCTGCAATGGTTTGGCGCGTTAGTTGCCATGGCAGCTTTAGGCAGTCTTATGGGCGCGATATTTGTCATCCCTGCACTTTATGCATTGTTCACAAAGCACGCCCTATTACCCAAATTTAAAGGAGCATACTAA
- a CDS encoding DUF1302 family protein: MNSIFLRANNNLLKASLVLLSIFVCQINLAFAQSVSSIIKVEYRLGLNLNDAELQHARLSISADTRYRINRNWSIYLDLRGEAADDDVGLGTVNTYSSLSKPLLDGKHTRFEVDRAFVQWRERAHTLTLGKQVTPWGVLDGIQITDRFDPVRRRDFVLTDVRPQRIARWGARWRNTLGKFKLDASFALDGTVSQQAEINTLFFTHSTRFTGGINLSSTPIAMIAEQRNTSLEQSTFGMRASRPLGSGELSLLTFRGPDTDPLLTLVQQPLINQPATVTLTYQRRTLYGATYDLSLGETVLRGEIAYIPDQSINIISEIPLQSARAKRLLAGVGLDWNAPAQWFVNGQLAIDYVNGEDFSLVRPATDTILTLRAQRTFINGRLLFKGELIGTLNEKDGVLRPELAYDYSDRLKLRSGIDYLFGDENSQFGQFRDNSRFWFAATYTF, translated from the coding sequence ATGAACAGCATTTTTTTGCGAGCAAACAATAATCTGCTTAAAGCCAGCCTGGTTTTGCTGAGCATTTTTGTTTGCCAGATAAATTTGGCCTTTGCGCAATCTGTTTCGAGCATAATAAAAGTCGAATACCGCTTAGGTTTAAATCTGAATGACGCTGAGCTACAACATGCGAGATTAAGTATAAGCGCTGATACACGCTATCGTATTAACCGAAACTGGAGCATATACCTTGATCTACGAGGTGAAGCAGCAGATGACGACGTTGGCTTAGGCACGGTAAATACCTACTCATCGCTTAGCAAGCCTTTGCTCGATGGTAAACATACACGTTTCGAGGTAGACCGTGCATTTGTGCAATGGCGCGAGCGTGCTCATACGCTTACTCTGGGTAAGCAAGTTACTCCTTGGGGAGTGTTAGATGGTATTCAAATTACCGATCGCTTTGACCCAGTGCGGCGCCGCGATTTTGTGCTGACCGATGTTAGACCCCAACGCATTGCTCGGTGGGGAGCTCGCTGGCGCAATACTCTGGGGAAATTTAAACTAGATGCTTCATTTGCCTTGGATGGCACAGTTTCCCAGCAGGCAGAAATCAACACGCTATTTTTTACTCATTCGACTCGCTTTACGGGAGGCATAAATCTATCCTCGACACCGATTGCGATGATCGCTGAACAGCGCAATACCAGCCTCGAGCAATCCACTTTCGGAATGCGTGCTTCTCGTCCACTTGGTTCTGGCGAGCTTTCGTTGTTGACGTTTCGAGGACCGGATACAGATCCCCTTCTAACTTTAGTACAGCAACCATTAATTAATCAGCCCGCAACGGTTACCCTAACATATCAGCGAAGAACTCTTTATGGCGCAACCTATGATCTAAGTTTGGGAGAAACGGTGCTACGCGGTGAAATTGCCTACATTCCTGATCAATCTATCAATATTATTAGTGAAATTCCGCTGCAATCTGCACGGGCAAAACGCCTGTTAGCAGGCGTAGGGCTTGATTGGAACGCACCCGCTCAGTGGTTTGTTAATGGGCAGCTTGCTATCGATTATGTAAATGGCGAAGACTTCAGTTTAGTACGCCCAGCAACCGATACCATCTTGACCTTACGGGCGCAACGTACCTTTATAAATGGACGTTTGCTCTTTAAGGGGGAATTAATTGGCACCCTTAATGAAAAAGACGGGGTGTTGCGGCCTGAGCTAGCATACGATTATTCTGACAGACTCAAACTCCGTTCAGGTATCGACTACTTATTTGGTGATGAAAACAGTCAATTTGGCCAATTTAGAGACAATTCAAGATTTTGGTTTGCAGCAACTTATACCTTTTGA